In Equus przewalskii isolate Varuska chromosome 6, EquPr2, whole genome shotgun sequence, one DNA window encodes the following:
- the LOC103559188 gene encoding serum amyloid A protein-like: MKLSIGIIFCSLVLGVSSREWFTFLKEAGQGAKDMWRAYSDMREANYKGADKYFHARGNYDAARRGPGGAWAAKVISDARENAQRVTDLFKFGDSGHGAADSRADQAANEWGRSGKDPNHFRPRGLPDKY; encoded by the exons ATGAAGCTTTCCATCGGCATCATTTTTTGCTCCCTGGTCCTGGGTGTCAGCAGCCGGGAATGGTTCACATTCCTCAAGGAAGCTGGTCAAG gGGCTAAGGACATGTGGAGAGCCTACTCTGACATGAGAGAAGCCAATTACAAAGGAGCAGACAAATACTTCCACGCCCGCGGGAATTATGACGCTGCACGGAGGGGCCCTGGGGGCGCCTGGGCTGCTAAAGTCATCAG CGATGCCAGAGAGAATGCTCAGAGAGTCACAGACCTTTTCAAGTTTGGAGACAGTGGCCACGGAGCAGCAGACTCGAGGGCCGACCAGGCTGCCAATGAATGGGGCCGGAGCGGCAAAGACCCCAATCACTTCAGACCTCGTGGCCTGCCTGACAAGTACTGA